From Micromonospora echinaurantiaca:
GATCAACTGGAACTCGGCGCTGGCCTGGATCGCCTCGTTCCTGGCCGACCAGGGCGACGCGGCGGCGGTACCGGCCGCCACCTGCACGGCCACGTACACCAACTACGGCACCTGGCACGGCGGCACCGGCTTCACCGCCCAGGTGACCATCCGCAACACCGGCCCGACGCCGGTGCAGGGCTGGACCGCCCGGTTCGCCTTCACCGGTGACCAGAAGGTGCGCGAGGCGTGGCTGGCCAGGGTGACCCAGGCCGGTGCCACGGTGACCGCCCGGAACGAGTCGTACAACGCCCGGATCAACCCGGGCGGCACGGTGACCTTCGGGTTCAACGCGGTGACCGGCGGCGGCGCCAACCCGCCCCCCGGCCTGATCACCGTCAACGGCACCCCCTGCACCGCCGGCTGACCCCCGCGCCGCCGGGCGGTGGTGGCCCCACACCCAGGGCCACCCCGCCCGCCCCCCCGACCCGAAGATCCGCGCGCGAACAGTGAAAGAGTGGCCTTCCGGCAGGCCGAGGCCACTCTTTCACTGAACGCGCGAAGGAGGCCGCGGGGCGGGGATCGACGGGGGTGGGTGTAGGAGCATGGCGGGCGTGATCGAGCGGCAGAGCGTGACGGTGCGGCGGGGTGGACCGGCGGACGCGGGGGCGGTGCTGCGACTGCTCGACGACGCGACCGCCTGGCTGGTGGCCCGGGGCCGCACCGGTCAGTGGGGCACCGAGCCGGCCTCGACCGATCCCCGGCGCATCGCGCAGGCGGACGCCTGGGCCGGCGGTGGCGGGCTCTGGCTGGCCGTCGTCGACGAGCGGCCGGTCGGCGCGCTGGTGGTGGGCGCGGCCACCGAGTACGTGCCGCCGGCCACCGAACCCGAGCTGTACGTCAACCTGCTGGTGACCGACCGGGCGCACGCCGGGCTGGGCATCGGTGGCCGGCTGCTGGCGCACGCCGCCGACCTGGCCCGGGAACGCGGCGTGGGCCTGCTCCGGGTGGACTGCTACGCGGGTGACGACCGCGCGCTGGTCGGCTGGTACACCCGGCAGGGCTTCACCCCCACCGACCCGTTCACCGTCGAACGCCCGGGGCGTCCGCCGTGGCCCGGGCAGGTCCTCACCCGCCGGCTGGACTGACCGCCGGCTCGACCGCCCGCCGGCTGGACCGACCGGCGGCTGGACCGACCGGCGGCGC
This genomic window contains:
- a CDS encoding GNAT family N-acetyltransferase, coding for MAGVIERQSVTVRRGGPADAGAVLRLLDDATAWLVARGRTGQWGTEPASTDPRRIAQADAWAGGGGLWLAVVDERPVGALVVGAATEYVPPATEPELYVNLLVTDRAHAGLGIGGRLLAHAADLARERGVGLLRVDCYAGDDRALVGWYTRQGFTPTDPFTVERPGRPPWPGQVLTRRLD